In Camelina sativa cultivar DH55 chromosome 13, Cs, whole genome shotgun sequence, the genomic window ATCCGACCAAAAGGCATATAAAGGTGAGTTTGTTCATTGTTTCCTCCAGATGAAGGTTTTCAAATTTAGAGCTCTAACaccaataaaaaattaaactcaCAGCTCCAACGATTTTAACAGGCCTTTGTGAACTTCATTTGTTGCTGTTTCCTTACAAAATGTACCTTAAAAGTCTTTGTTTGTGActttgtgtagtatatattactTCAAGAACTAAGAGATTGCATCCCCAGGATAAGCTTACTTTTCTTTGGTTCACCAAAATATCGGCCCTACATTATTTTGGGATTGTGGCCCCAATATTTTATGAGTCGGTTCTGATGATAAGTGTACATTTATGGCGGCATATTAGTGCAACAAATGGTGATGGACGACCCTTCATGATTATTATCGACGTGATTTCTCACCCACACCCATTCTTTTTAGAGCACGTTGTCACTTGTAAGTGTTCTAAACATCACCGTTCATACTTTTAAATCAACATTGAATTAATTCAAtgcttccaaaacaaaaaaaaaaatgttgaaaaaatattcaacccaatcaactttaataaattataaaaaaaaaattgaacaaattTGGAACTTTTGCTATGTAACTATAATtgctttcaaaatttttatactttgaatattattattggtaaaccaaaatttctaaaaattaagcatctcaattctcaacagaactaaaataatgatttaatGTCATTACCAAACTTCatcataaacatataattaagttTGACTCTTCAATCGTACAAGACATATAATTTTAGGTCTAATCATGTTTCTTGACACTGATCAAATCAGCCAATGCCTCAACAAAGTTATCCACGTAACCAGCAAATAGTCCAGGACTAACAAGAATCTCCTTCAACTTGGCGTGGTTACTCCTCACTAGCTTCCCGACGTCGCTTTCTTTATCCATCACAGACTTTATCGCATCTCTTAAGCTCTCTTTCGAAAACCATCCTGTTTTTTCCCTCGACACTTCTACAGAGACCTCAAATTCCTCGGTTAACAACCTTGTGAAGAGAACTTGATCACCTATATAAGGAATTAAAACCATTTGGCAATCAGTCATCAGACACTCCCAGATCGTTCCGGGACCACAATGGTTCACAAAGCAGCCTACTGATGGATGAGACAATATTAAAGGTTGCTGCACCCATCCTCCCCAAACTTCACCACGCCCCTTCACCCGCTCCTCGAACTCTTCTGGTAACCCTTCTTGGACTGTCGATGATCCTCTGGGTGGATTTACCACTAAAAGAAAGGGTAATCCTGTCAGCTCCAACCCTAAGCAGAGTTCTTGGAATTGATCCTTCTCAAGAACAGTTTGGTTGCCAAATGCACAAAACACTACTGATCCCGGTGGGAACCCGCTCGGAAATTGGCTCCAGTGTTCATCTAGTGGTTTACTTGTGTCTAGCTCAGGGAGCATTGGACCAGTCAAGATAACCTTCTTTTGGTATTGACTCGATATATAGTCGCAGAATTTGCCTTCGATTTCTTTGCATGTCCTCAGTGCAATGACATCACAGCTCTTAAAACCAATAGTTAGCAGATGACAAACTCTCTCGAAGAAGGTTGACATGGTATGAGCATCGTTTCCACGGAAGAACACCTTCGACGAAGGATAACCCGGTGGGATAACACCTAATGCACTACCATGGGCATGTGAATGAGCTACAGCTGTAGCAGATGCTATCATGTAACTCACACTCTTGATCATATGCTCTTTAGCCACTTCTGGAATCCAGTGAGCAAAATCGAAGAAAATCAAATCCGGTCTCAAAGCACGAACAGCAGCTTCAACCTGATCGCGAGTGAGATCCAAGGCTTCGGACAAAAAGTTGTCCATAGAGATTGAGATATCCGAGGTTGTCTCGGCACCAGCAGGGAGGCCATTGACATGAGGTATAGCGAGAGGGTGAAAAACAATCCTGTCCGGGAACAGGTTGTGATGTTCCAACTGTTTTTGAGCTTTCTTAGGCAGCAAGAAAGTAACCCGGTGACCTTTCTCAGCTAGTTTATTTGCAAGATGTAGAAAGGGAATCATATGAACAAAAGCAAACCAGGGGAACATAAAAGCATGGAACTTTGGCTCCATTTCCTTTCCCAAATtgttaaaacacaaaacaaattgtTAGAAGTATTTGCTTCTTTCTAGTGAAACACCCTTATATGAACTTGGAGACTGGTTTAATGAGTTGGGATATTTATTGAGAACTTAGTGGGCTACAGAAGCACAcgtgtcaaaaagaaaaaagaaaaaaggctaATTAAGAAGTACATTACAAACACAAGTCACAAGAGAAGAGAGCCAAAGAAGAATAGGAGCCTTTTATGCATGTTCTACTCGTTTCTATCTATTAGTCTTTTATAATTTCTAAATGTGGATTTGAACTCCTCATTGTGAGGACTTATAAATTTAACGGCGATGAAGACcggtaaaacataaattttactTCGTATGATAGACATGTATTTTTAAGTTTGGATGATAAAATAGATAAAAGTAGCTActcattggattttttttaatgagatcACAAAATGGTTTATTCTTTTCGATAAATCATTAATTTGATGACagaaacatttattatttattttataactaatagTAGATGTGAAATATAATTGTCAAGTAAAACGTTGGAACAGTTTATAGTAAAACAAATttcatactttattttattaattaatagtaGATGtgaaatacaataaaattaaaattcagaattattttatttctgttaGTTTATACGAAGTGTCAACTAAAACGTTGGAACAACTTTTGGTCACATAGTTTTACGATTTGTATTATTTAGATCGCCCGATGCCGAAAAAGAGTTGTCACTTGTGCAATACGTTTTTTATATATGGTATCGAGTATGTCACAAGACAGTAAGTCACTTGTGCAATTAGATGATGACACTAGTCCCTCATTATGGAAATTCAGTTGTCTTTATTTAAAATTACCACATTTTCACGAATCTTCTATCAtaaaataaacctttttttgtttgttaaagaaCCTCACTATGAACTTGTAATGCATCTTGAcattattttcttccatctctcgACTCTCTAGCATCGATTAAAACAAATTCTATCTCAATTGCATCGTTAATATATTTTCACCTAAATATATGTCGACTTCGGTTTAGTAACATCGTTTAAATAAATAAGACTAACGGTTATAAAGTATTATACTATTCTTCTCGATAAGTGTGCCTGAGACCTTTCTGGCGATTTGGCGATTCTCTTGTAAATCGTCGCCGGGGTTCGGCCTCACGCCGTTCGCCGAGAAGTTCCCCCTTTCTCcctctttttcctttcttgtcGCGGTACATCTCTTGCTATTCTAAGGATGTCGGATCCGCCAGATCCCCCTGACTCCTCTTCTACTCCTTCGTCGCAAACCCTAGATCCCCTTTCCACCGCAACTCTAGTTTCTCCCCAAATCTCCTCCATTCCGAACTCAGTCTCTAAGACTGTTCTTCAGTCTACAACTCCGACTCAGGCGGAGCGGTTTAAGGCCTCTCTACGCAACCTAAAAAAGATTGACTCACCGGTTACTATAGAGGATGGGATCCCAGTGGTCCAAGCCCCTGCCTCAAT contains:
- the LOC104736977 gene encoding UDP-glycosyltransferase 79B8-like, with amino-acid sequence MEPKFHAFMFPWFAFVHMIPFLHLANKLAEKGHRVTFLLPKKAQKQLEHHNLFPDRIVFHPLAIPHVNGLPAGAETTSDISISMDNFLSEALDLTRDQVEAAVRALRPDLIFFDFAHWIPEVAKEHMIKSVSYMIASATAVAHSHAHGSALGVIPPGYPSSKVFFRGNDAHTMSTFFERVCHLLTIGFKSCDVIALRTCKEIEGKFCDYISSQYQKKVILTGPMLPELDTSKPLDEHWSQFPSGFPPGSVVFCAFGNQTVLEKDQFQELCLGLELTGLPFLLVVNPPRGSSTVQEGLPEEFEERVKGRGEVWGGWVQQPLILSHPSVGCFVNHCGPGTIWECLMTDCQMVLIPYIGDQVLFTRLLTEEFEVSVEVSREKTGWFSKESLRDAIKSVMDKESDVGKLVRSNHAKLKEILVSPGLFAGYVDNFVEALADLISVKKHD